GGTACGCTCGTCAAGACCGTGAACGGCACTGGAACCGCGCGGGCCGAGGTCAGCCGCACGGTGTCGTTCGGGGGAGTGGGCACCCCGGGCGGCGCCGTGGGCCAGGTTGCCAGCGTGGACGTGCGGGTGGGCGACGAGGTTCGCGCTGGACAGCCGCTGGCCCGCCTGGACACGACCGCCGCGCGGCGCGACCTGGACGCGGCCCGCGCCGCCCTGACCGGAGCACAGGCCGACCTGCTGCGCGCCCAGGCCAGCGCCCGTGAAGGACAACTCGATCTGGAGCGGCAGCGCCAGAATGCCGCGTGGGCGCTTGAGGGTGCTCGCAGCGCGCTGGAGGGCGCCGAGCGAACCCTCGGCGTCCAGCGCGAGCTGCTGAGGATCGGTGGCGTCAGCCGACAGGACCTGCAAACCGCGCAGACTGCCCGCGACGAGGCGGCCCGCAGGCTCGCGGCGGCGCAGGCCGACCTCGCCTACGCCCGCGCCCGGGGCGGGGCGGAGGGGCAGGCGGCCGTGACCCAGGCGCGCGCCGCGCTGGAATCCGCGCGGGTGCGGGTGCAGAATCTGGAAGCTGGCCTGGTGGACGCCGAGCTGCGCGCGCCGACCGGCGGCGTGGTGAGCGCCGTGAATGTCAGTGCCGGAAACCCGGTGCCGGCCACGCAGGCGGCCGTCGAGATCACCGATCCGGCCCGCCTGTACCTGGAGGTGCCCTTCGACGAGACGCGCGCCAGCGACCTGCGGGTGGGCCAACCCGCCAGCGTGCAGTTCGACGCCCTGCCCCGCAGCCTGCGCGGCACGGTGCACCGGATTGAGCCGGTGGCCCGCAGTTCCGGGCAGGTCGCCAGCGTGCTGGTCCACATCCGTCTGCCGGGCGCCCGGGACGTGAAGCCGGGGTTCACCGGTACGGCGACCGTCACCACCCGGCGCCTCGAGGACGCGGTGATCCTGCCGCTTGAAACCACCGATACGGCGGGGGCAGGCGAGGGCGAGCGCACGCGGGTCTGGCGGGTGACGCCCAACCCGGGCCAGGGCGGGCAGGGGTCCGGGGGCCTGGGGGTGGTGCGGCCGCTGAGCGTGACCCTCCGGGAGCGCAACGCCAGCAGTGCCGCCGTGCAAGGCGCCGGCGCCGCGCAGCAGATCAGGGCGGGGGACCTGATTGTCACCCCCGCGCCCGGCGAACTCAAGGCCGGGGACACGGTCCGCTACACGCTGCCGCCGGCCGGGTCCGCGTCTCAGGAGAGACGGTGAGCCCGTGAGCGCGCCTGAGACTCCAGTCATCGAGGTCCGCGACCTGACCAAGGTATACGCGGGCGCGGGCGACGCCGAGGTGCAGGCCCTAGCGGGGGTTTCGCTCACCATTCGGGAGGGGGAGTACGTGGCCCTGATGGGAGCGTCGGGCAGCGGCAAAAGCACCCTGATGCACATCATCGGTTGCCTGGACCACCCCAGCGGCGGCGAGTACCGGCTGGGCGGCGAGGACGTGCGGCAGCTCGGCGAAGCCGGTCTGGCGCGCATTCGCAACGAGCGGATCGGCTTCGTGTTCCAGGCGTTCAACCTGCTGCCGCGCACCAGTGCCCTGAAAAACGTGGAGCTGCCACTCACCTACCGGGGCATCCCCGCCCGCGAGCGCGAGCGGCTGGCCCGGCTGGCCCTCACACGGGTGGGGCTGCAAGACCGGTTACACCACCGGCCCAACGAGTTGTCGGGCGGCCAGAAGCAGCGGGTTGCCATTGCGCGCGCGCTGGTGCAAAACCCCACCGTGCTGCTGGCAGACGAGCCGACCGGCAACCTCGACTCGCGCAGCACCGGTGAGC
This window of the Deinococcus planocerae genome carries:
- a CDS encoding ABC transporter ATP-binding protein, translated to MSAPETPVIEVRDLTKVYAGAGDAEVQALAGVSLTIREGEYVALMGASGSGKSTLMHIIGCLDHPSGGEYRLGGEDVRQLGEAGLARIRNERIGFVFQAFNLLPRTSALKNVELPLTYRGIPARERERLARLALTRVGLQDRLHHRPNELSGGQKQRVAIARALVQNPTVLLADEPTGNLDSRSTGELLNLFDELHREGRTILLVTHEDEVGARAGRVIWMRDGRIMPREAALGGAP
- a CDS encoding HlyD family secretion protein, translated to MSGGEGPEAAPTPTGPGRATRPARARGRRPRWGRPALIVVGLGVMALALLRPGGTQATPVNVVAARTGTLVKTVNGTGTARAEVSRTVSFGGVGTPGGAVGQVASVDVRVGDEVRAGQPLARLDTTAARRDLDAARAALTGAQADLLRAQASAREGQLDLERQRQNAAWALEGARSALEGAERTLGVQRELLRIGGVSRQDLQTAQTARDEAARRLAAAQADLAYARARGGAEGQAAVTQARAALESARVRVQNLEAGLVDAELRAPTGGVVSAVNVSAGNPVPATQAAVEITDPARLYLEVPFDETRASDLRVGQPASVQFDALPRSLRGTVHRIEPVARSSGQVASVLVHIRLPGARDVKPGFTGTATVTTRRLEDAVILPLETTDTAGAGEGERTRVWRVTPNPGQGGQGSGGLGVVRPLSVTLRERNASSAAVQGAGAAQQIRAGDLIVTPAPGELKAGDTVRYTLPPAGSASQERR